The proteins below are encoded in one region of Pseudomonadota bacterium:
- a CDS encoding ABC transporter ATP-binding protein/permease, translating into MFAAAISEMISLSAVFPFLSVLTSPDRVLKYPVAKDFALRFGIVTPEQLVLVFTVIFATAAFLAGSVRLLQLWVNTRFAFAVGHDLSAEVYRRTLYQPYHVHLARNSSEVISGVDKVTTATEILFQMLSMFSSLFVASCLVFTMEIVDPFGATLAFLGFGSIYGLITWLIRGRLLHNSKRVAREQVMRLKAMQEGLGGIRDILLGGHQSKYCKLYGRADLPMRTAQGNNRFFSMSPRYAIEALGMVLIAFLAYGLARKTNEMHTILPTLGGLVFGAQRLLPALQQIYGGWANITGNKASLIDVLMLLDQPFPEELLLSHPLPLNFRREIRFESVDFHYRHDGPWVLKDLDLVIPYGARVGFVGGTGSGKSTTLDLLMGLLQPTTGNILVDGTPLTTSTHRSWQRIISHVPQSIYLADTTLAENIAFGENPENIDMDRVKLAARHAQIKDFIENTPDGYETMVGERGVRLSGGQRQRIGIARALYGQAKILVFDEATSALDNMTERMVMDAIKDLDSDLTILIVAHRLSTVCRCQIIFEMDKGRVVSQGTYEQLLKSSASFKEMAEIGNNN; encoded by the coding sequence ATGTTTGCCGCTGCAATCTCAGAGATGATCAGTCTTAGTGCTGTTTTTCCTTTTCTTAGTGTTCTTACATCACCAGATCGTGTTTTGAAGTATCCTGTTGCCAAAGATTTCGCTCTAAGATTTGGAATAGTGACGCCTGAACAGTTAGTACTTGTTTTTACTGTGATTTTTGCAACTGCAGCATTTTTGGCCGGTAGTGTTCGCCTTTTGCAATTGTGGGTTAATACCAGATTTGCTTTTGCAGTAGGTCATGACTTGAGTGCTGAAGTCTATCGCCGAACACTATATCAGCCCTACCATGTGCATTTAGCACGCAACAGCAGCGAAGTGATCAGCGGTGTTGACAAGGTGACTACTGCAACAGAAATTCTGTTTCAAATGTTAAGCATGTTTAGTTCATTATTTGTCGCCTCATGCCTTGTTTTTACTATGGAGATTGTCGATCCTTTTGGTGCAACTTTGGCTTTTCTTGGTTTTGGAAGTATTTATGGATTAATCACTTGGTTGATACGTGGACGTTTGCTTCATAACAGCAAGAGAGTTGCCAGAGAACAGGTCATGCGATTGAAGGCAATGCAGGAAGGGCTTGGCGGAATTCGTGATATTTTACTGGGGGGTCATCAGTCAAAGTATTGCAAGCTTTATGGACGAGCCGACCTGCCTATGCGGACCGCCCAGGGGAACAATCGATTTTTCAGCATGAGCCCTCGTTATGCTATAGAAGCTTTAGGAATGGTATTGATTGCTTTTCTGGCTTATGGACTTGCTAGGAAAACTAATGAGATGCATACAATATTACCTACTTTGGGAGGGTTGGTTTTTGGAGCGCAACGTCTGCTGCCAGCACTGCAACAAATTTATGGTGGCTGGGCAAATATTACTGGCAATAAAGCTTCTTTGATTGATGTTTTAATGCTGCTAGACCAGCCTTTTCCGGAAGAACTTTTGTTGTCTCATCCTCTTCCTCTTAATTTTCGGCGAGAGATCCGTTTTGAATCCGTGGATTTTCACTATCGTCATGACGGGCCTTGGGTTCTTAAAGATCTCGATTTGGTTATCCCTTATGGGGCCCGAGTCGGTTTCGTTGGCGGAACTGGTAGTGGCAAAAGTACCACATTGGATTTGCTTATGGGGTTACTCCAACCGACTACAGGTAATATTCTGGTTGACGGGACTCCTTTAACAACCAGTACGCATCGTTCGTGGCAACGCATTATCTCTCATGTTCCACAGAGTATTTATCTGGCCGATACGACTCTGGCAGAAAATATTGCTTTTGGTGAAAATCCAGAAAATATAGATATGGATAGGGTTAAGCTGGCAGCCAGGCATGCACAGATTAAAGATTTTATTGAAAATACTCCTGATGGTTATGAAACCATGGTTGGTGAGAGAGGGGTTCGTCTTTCTGGAGGACAGCGTCAAAGGATCGGTATTGCTAGAGCTCTTTATGGTCAGGCAAAAATTCTTGTTTTTGATGAAGCTACAAGTGCCCTCGATAATATGACTGAACGGATGGTAATGGATGCTATTAAAGATTTGGATAGTGACTTGACTATATTAATAGTAGCTCATCGACTTTCTACGGTTTGTCGTTGCCAGATTATTTTTGAAATGGATAAAGGGCGTGTTGTGTCCCAAGGAACTTATGAACAGTTGCTAAAAAGTAGTGCTAGTTTTAAAGAAATGGCAGAAATCGGAAATAATAATTGA